One genomic region from Enterobacter hormaechei ATCC 49162 encodes:
- a CDS encoding capsule biosynthesis GfcC family protein, translating to MNGHKKWLPGVGLSLFSLSALGASVVTVHQPGKTWSAEQADTLSRLVTQPQFNNVWWQGAAIATPSATRRAQQTQQQVLALLTAWQNRANDERAATVRAVAAQIRSLRIVGRQFVNLDPDAVRTDAHGDRPLEGRYDLWLSPAPRTVTLMGAVATPGKRAWRPGASIRDYLQGQPRLAGADRNNVTVIDPDGSTVVAQVGYWNARHIEAEPGAVLWVGFDPRAVPDDFTGLNEQIVALLTRRIPD from the coding sequence ATGAACGGACACAAAAAATGGTTACCAGGCGTAGGGCTATCTCTCTTCAGCCTGTCCGCCTTAGGTGCAAGCGTGGTTACCGTGCATCAGCCGGGAAAAACGTGGTCTGCTGAACAGGCCGATACGCTCTCCCGACTGGTCACCCAGCCGCAGTTTAACAACGTCTGGTGGCAGGGGGCAGCGATCGCAACCCCTTCCGCCACGCGGCGCGCACAACAGACGCAACAGCAGGTACTGGCGCTGCTTACAGCCTGGCAGAATCGCGCCAATGACGAGCGGGCCGCGACCGTGCGCGCTGTCGCTGCACAAATCCGATCCCTGCGGATCGTCGGACGGCAGTTTGTCAACCTCGATCCAGACGCCGTGCGTACCGACGCCCACGGCGATCGTCCCCTGGAAGGCCGTTACGATCTGTGGCTTTCGCCTGCACCCCGCACCGTTACGCTGATGGGGGCGGTCGCAACGCCGGGAAAACGGGCCTGGCGACCGGGCGCAAGCATTCGGGATTACTTACAGGGGCAGCCGCGGCTGGCCGGTGCTGACAGGAATAACGTGACCGTGATCGATCCGGACGGCAGTACGGTTGTTGCGCAGGTGGGGTACTGGAACGCACGCCATATCGAAGCAGAGCCGGGCGCTGTTTTGTGGGTGGGGTTTGATCCCCGGGCGGTGCCGGATGATTTTACCGGGCTGAATGAGCAAATCGTTGCGCTCCTGACGCGGCGGATACCTGACTAA
- a CDS encoding YjbF family lipoprotein has product MRLFILLIMILLIQGCTPSQQSIIETFNASLDGRQDVTVTDGQIQALPYSTMYLRLDDGPRILVVLGYIEQGNSKWLSQDNAMIVTHNGRLIRTLKLPYNLLEVTNLEHDPLRHTPQLHNGSQWSRDVRWQEEGRHRSAHLTSHFSLSGTENLTIAGNTLRCQVWQETVQADGLDRRWHNTFWIDSATGQVRQSEQMLGAGVFPVAMTMLKPAP; this is encoded by the coding sequence GTGAGACTGTTTATTCTGCTCATCATGATTCTGCTGATCCAGGGATGTACGCCGAGCCAGCAGAGCATAATTGAGACCTTTAACGCCAGCCTGGACGGGCGCCAGGATGTGACGGTAACGGACGGTCAGATTCAGGCGCTCCCTTACTCAACCATGTACCTGCGTCTTGATGATGGCCCGAGGATCCTGGTGGTTCTCGGATATATCGAACAGGGAAACAGTAAATGGTTATCGCAGGATAATGCGATGATCGTCACGCATAACGGTCGCCTTATCCGCACGCTCAAGCTCCCTTATAACCTGCTTGAGGTAACAAACCTTGAGCACGATCCGCTGCGCCACACGCCGCAGCTCCACAACGGCAGCCAGTGGTCGCGCGATGTGCGCTGGCAAGAGGAGGGGCGGCATCGCTCCGCACACCTGACCTCGCACTTCTCTTTGAGTGGAACAGAAAACCTGACCATTGCCGGAAACACGCTACGTTGTCAGGTCTGGCAGGAGACGGTGCAGGCCGACGGCCTCGATCGTCGCTGGCATAACACCTTCTGGATTGATTCCGCCACCGGCCAGGTACGGCAGAGTGAACAGATGCTCGGCGCTGGCGTATTTCCTGTCGCCATGACGATGTTGAAGCCCGCCCCATGA
- the ligB gene encoding NAD-dependent DNA ligase LigB, with amino-acid sequence MVRWISILMIFLSSGAMAICPVWSPAKAGQEIAALKAQLTRWNDDYWKQGSSEVSDDVYDRLNARLKQWQRCFHDEPLHDDLPAASGTVKHPFAHTGVHKVESQQALSRWMATQQDLWVQPKVDGVAVTLVYKNGKLAQAISRGDGLQGEEWTAQARMISAIPQTLTGPLANSVLQGELFLLREGHIQQRMGGMNARAKVAGAMMRATDRAALKQTGIFIWAWPNGPKTMKARLSALAEAGFTLTARYTLPVKNAADVEAQRAAWFKASLPFATDGIVVRASAEPPGEQWLPGEGSWVVAWKYLPVAQVTEVKAIHFTVGRTGRITAIAQLEPLMLDDKRVQRVSLGSVNRWQRLDIAPGDQVLVSLAGQGIPRLDNVVWRNVDRRKPQPPSSRYNGLTCFYASPECMEQFFARLTWLSSRQALDIEGIGESGWRTLYQAHRFEHLFSWLQLTQEQLTATPGISATHGAALWHQFNLARERPFIRWSTAMGIPLARSTLKAAGDRTWQALIQRSEAEWRRLPGVGQEKARQIVNWLHQPQIDALAKWLAAEHIGGF; translated from the coding sequence ATGGTGAGATGGATAAGCATACTGATGATCTTCTTAAGCAGCGGGGCGATGGCAATCTGCCCGGTCTGGTCACCGGCTAAAGCCGGGCAGGAGATCGCGGCCCTGAAGGCGCAGCTGACCCGCTGGAATGATGATTACTGGAAGCAGGGCAGCAGCGAGGTAAGCGACGACGTTTACGACAGGCTTAACGCCCGCTTAAAACAGTGGCAGCGCTGTTTTCACGATGAGCCGCTGCACGACGATCTCCCTGCCGCCAGCGGGACGGTGAAGCATCCTTTCGCCCATACTGGCGTGCATAAAGTAGAAAGCCAGCAGGCGCTTAGCCGCTGGATGGCGACGCAGCAGGATCTCTGGGTCCAGCCAAAGGTGGATGGCGTAGCGGTCACCCTGGTTTACAAAAACGGCAAGCTGGCGCAGGCGATTAGCCGGGGCGACGGTTTACAGGGGGAAGAGTGGACGGCACAGGCGCGAATGATCTCCGCTATCCCGCAAACGCTGACCGGGCCGCTTGCCAACAGCGTGTTGCAGGGTGAACTTTTTCTGCTGCGCGAGGGGCATATCCAGCAGCGGATGGGCGGTATGAACGCGCGTGCGAAGGTGGCAGGAGCGATGATGCGCGCCACCGATCGCGCAGCGCTGAAGCAGACAGGCATTTTTATCTGGGCCTGGCCGAACGGCCCAAAAACGATGAAGGCACGCCTTTCCGCGCTGGCGGAGGCAGGTTTTACCCTGACGGCGCGCTATACCCTACCGGTAAAAAACGCGGCTGACGTGGAGGCGCAGCGGGCGGCCTGGTTTAAGGCTTCGCTACCGTTTGCCACGGATGGCATCGTGGTCCGCGCCTCCGCAGAGCCGCCGGGCGAGCAGTGGCTGCCGGGTGAAGGGAGCTGGGTCGTCGCATGGAAATACCTTCCTGTGGCCCAGGTGACGGAAGTCAAAGCAATCCACTTTACCGTGGGACGTACCGGGCGGATCACCGCGATTGCGCAGCTTGAGCCGCTGATGCTCGACGACAAACGCGTACAGCGCGTCAGCCTGGGGTCGGTTAACCGCTGGCAGAGGCTGGATATTGCCCCCGGCGATCAGGTGCTGGTAAGCCTGGCGGGACAAGGTATTCCCCGGCTGGATAACGTGGTGTGGCGCAATGTCGATCGCCGTAAACCGCAGCCACCCTCATCGCGCTATAACGGCTTAACCTGTTTCTACGCCTCCCCGGAATGCATGGAGCAATTCTTTGCCCGGCTGACGTGGTTAAGCTCGAGACAGGCGTTAGATATCGAAGGAATAGGTGAATCAGGATGGCGGACCCTCTATCAGGCGCATCGGTTTGAGCACCTCTTCTCCTGGTTACAGCTCACGCAGGAGCAACTCACCGCGACGCCGGGGATATCAGCAACGCATGGCGCTGCGCTATGGCATCAGTTTAACCTGGCGCGGGAGCGTCCTTTTATCCGCTGGAGCACCGCGATGGGAATACCGCTGGCCCGGTCGACGCTCAAGGCGGCAGGGGATCGCACCTGGCAGGCGCTGATTCAGCGAAGCGAAGCGGAGTGGCGGAGGCTGCCGGGTGTCGGACAGGAGAAGGCCCGCCAGATCGTCAACTGGCTGCATCAGCCCCAGATTGATGCGCTGGCGAAGTGGCTGGCCGCAGAGCACATCGGTGGATTTTAA
- the gmk gene encoding guanylate kinase — MAQGTLYIVSAPSGAGKSSLIQALLKTQPLYDTQVSVSHTTRAPRPGEVHGEHYFFVNHDEFRAMIGRDAFLEHAEVFGNYYGTSRETIEQVLATGVNVFLDIDWQGAQQIRKKMPDSRSIFILPPSKDELDRRLRGRGQDSEEVIAKRMAQAVAEMSHYAEYDYLIVNDDFDAALSDLKTILRAERLRMSRQKQRHDALITKLLAD; from the coding sequence ATGGCTCAAGGCACGCTTTATATTGTTTCTGCCCCTAGTGGCGCGGGTAAATCCAGCCTTATTCAGGCACTGTTAAAAACCCAACCGTTGTACGATACGCAGGTTTCTGTTTCTCACACCACGCGAGCACCGCGTCCGGGTGAAGTGCACGGTGAACACTATTTCTTTGTGAATCACGACGAATTCAGGGCGATGATTGGCAGAGATGCGTTTCTTGAACACGCAGAAGTATTCGGTAACTACTACGGTACCTCGCGTGAAACCATTGAGCAGGTTCTGGCGACCGGCGTGAACGTGTTCCTGGATATCGACTGGCAGGGCGCGCAGCAAATTCGTAAGAAAATGCCTGATTCGCGCAGTATCTTTATTTTACCGCCATCGAAAGATGAACTGGATCGCCGCCTGCGTGGTCGCGGCCAGGATAGCGAAGAAGTTATCGCGAAGCGTATGGCGCAGGCTGTTGCAGAAATGAGCCATTACGCGGAATATGATTACCTTATTGTGAATGATGATTTTGATGCCGCGCTGAGCGATCTCAAAACTATCCTTCGCGCAGAACGTCTGCGTATGAGCCGCCAGAAGCAGCGACATGACGCATTAATCACCAAACTGTTGGCAGACTGA
- the rpoZ gene encoding DNA-directed RNA polymerase subunit omega translates to MARVTVQDAVEKIGNRFDLVLVAARRARQMQVGGKDPLVPEENDKTTVIALREIEEGLINNQILDVRERQEQQEQEAAELQAVTAIAEGRR, encoded by the coding sequence ATGGCACGCGTAACTGTTCAGGACGCTGTAGAGAAAATTGGTAACCGTTTTGACCTGGTGCTGGTCGCCGCGCGTCGCGCTCGTCAGATGCAGGTAGGCGGTAAAGATCCGCTGGTACCGGAAGAAAACGATAAAACCACCGTTATTGCACTTCGCGAAATCGAAGAAGGTCTGATCAACAATCAGATCCTCGACGTGCGTGAGCGCCAGGAGCAGCAAGAGCAGGAAGCCGCTGAATTACAAGCTGTTACCGCTATTGCTGAAGGTCGTCGTTAA
- the spoT gene encoding bifunctional GTP diphosphokinase/guanosine-3',5'-bis pyrophosphate 3'-pyrophosphohydrolase: MYLFESLNQLIQTYLPEDQIKRLQQAYLVARDAHEGQTRSSGEPYITHPVAVACILAEMKLDYETLMAALLHDVIEDTPATYQDMEQLFGKSVAELVEGVSKLDKLKFRDKKEAQAENFRKMIMAMVQDIRVILIKLADRTHNMRTLGSLRPDKRRRIARETLEIYSPLAHRLGIHHIKTELEELGFEALYPNRYRVIKEVVKAARGNRKEMIQKILSEIEGRLQEAGIPCRVSGREKHLYSIYCKMVLKEQRFHSIMDIYAFRVIVHDSDTCYRVLGQMHSLYKPRPGRVKDYIAIPKANGYQSLHTSMIGPHGVPVEVQIRTEDMDQMAEMGVAAHWAYKEHGGESSTTAQIRAQRWMQSLLELQQSAGSSFEFIESVKSDLFPDEIYVFTPEGRIVELPAGATPVDFAYAVHTDIGHACVGARVDRQPYPLSQPLFSGQTVEIITAPGARPNAAWLNFVVSSKARAKIRQLLKNLKRDDSVSLGRRLLNHALGGSRKLAEIPPENIQHELERMKLASLDDLLAEIGLGNAMSVVVAKNLQQGETTAVPANTQNHGHLPIKGADGVLITFAKCCRPIPGDPIIAHVSPGKGLVIHHESCRNIRGYQKEPEKFMAVEWDKETAQEFITEIKVDMFNHQGALANLTAAINTASSNIQSLNTEEKDGRVYSAFIRLTARDRVHLANIMRKIRVMPDVIKVTRNRN; encoded by the coding sequence TTGTATCTGTTTGAAAGCCTGAATCAACTGATTCAAACCTACCTGCCTGAAGACCAGATTAAGCGTCTTCAGCAGGCGTATCTCGTTGCACGTGACGCTCACGAGGGCCAGACACGTTCAAGCGGTGAACCCTACATCACGCACCCGGTAGCGGTGGCCTGTATTCTGGCCGAGATGAAACTCGACTACGAAACGCTGATGGCCGCCCTGCTGCATGACGTGATCGAAGATACCCCTGCCACCTACCAGGACATGGAACAGCTGTTTGGCAAAAGCGTTGCCGAGCTGGTGGAAGGGGTCTCTAAGCTTGATAAGCTGAAATTCCGCGACAAGAAAGAGGCGCAGGCCGAAAACTTTCGCAAGATGATCATGGCGATGGTGCAGGATATCCGCGTCATTCTCATCAAACTTGCTGACCGCACCCATAACATGCGCACGCTGGGCTCACTTCGCCCGGATAAGCGTCGCCGCATCGCCCGTGAAACCCTCGAAATCTACAGTCCGCTGGCGCACCGTTTAGGTATTCATCACATTAAAACCGAGCTGGAAGAGCTGGGTTTTGAAGCGTTGTACCCAAACCGCTACCGCGTGATTAAAGAGGTGGTTAAAGCCGCTCGCGGTAACCGTAAAGAGATGATTCAAAAAATCCTCTCTGAAATCGAAGGGCGTTTGCAGGAAGCCGGTATTCCATGCCGCGTGAGCGGTCGTGAAAAGCATTTGTACTCTATCTACTGCAAAATGGTGCTCAAAGAGCAGCGTTTTCACTCGATCATGGATATTTACGCGTTCCGCGTGATCGTCCATGACTCTGATACCTGCTACCGCGTGCTGGGGCAGATGCACAGCCTGTACAAGCCACGTCCGGGGCGCGTCAAAGATTACATCGCCATTCCAAAAGCGAACGGATATCAATCTTTGCATACCTCCATGATTGGCCCGCACGGCGTCCCTGTTGAGGTGCAAATTCGTACCGAAGATATGGATCAGATGGCGGAGATGGGTGTCGCGGCGCACTGGGCTTATAAAGAGCACGGCGGCGAAAGCAGCACCACTGCGCAAATCCGTGCCCAGCGCTGGATGCAGAGCCTGCTGGAGCTGCAACAGAGTGCAGGTAGTTCGTTTGAATTTATCGAGAGCGTTAAATCCGATCTCTTCCCGGATGAGATTTACGTTTTCACGCCGGAAGGGCGCATTGTCGAACTGCCTGCGGGCGCGACGCCGGTCGACTTCGCTTACGCCGTGCATACCGATATCGGCCATGCCTGCGTAGGTGCCCGCGTCGACAGGCAGCCTTATCCGCTGTCTCAGCCGCTCTTTAGCGGGCAGACGGTGGAGATCATTACCGCGCCGGGCGCACGTCCTAACGCCGCCTGGCTGAACTTTGTTGTAAGTTCAAAAGCGCGCGCAAAAATCCGCCAGTTGTTGAAAAACCTCAAGCGCGATGATTCCGTCAGCCTGGGGCGTCGTCTGCTCAATCATGCGCTGGGTGGCAGCCGCAAACTGGCCGAGATCCCGCCTGAGAACATTCAGCATGAGCTTGAGCGCATGAAGCTCGCCTCGCTGGATGACCTGCTGGCAGAGATTGGCCTCGGCAACGCCATGAGCGTGGTTGTGGCGAAGAACCTGCAACAAGGCGAAACGACAGCCGTTCCAGCCAACACGCAAAATCATGGTCACCTGCCGATCAAAGGCGCTGACGGGGTGCTCATCACCTTCGCCAAATGCTGCCGTCCTATCCCGGGCGACCCGATTATTGCGCACGTCAGCCCGGGTAAAGGGCTGGTGATCCACCACGAATCCTGCCGTAACATCCGTGGCTACCAGAAAGAGCCTGAGAAGTTCATGGCGGTCGAGTGGGATAAAGAGACGGCGCAGGAATTTATCACTGAAATCAAGGTGGATATGTTCAACCACCAGGGTGCACTGGCGAACCTGACGGCAGCGATCAACACGGCCTCCTCCAACATTCAGAGCCTGAATACGGAAGAAAAAGATGGTCGAGTTTACAGCGCCTTTATTCGCCTGACCGCCCGTGACCGCGTGCATCTGGCCAATATTATGCGCAAGATCCGCGTGATGCCGGATGTCATTAAAGTCACCCGTAATAGAAACTAG
- the trmH gene encoding tRNA (guanosine(18)-2'-O)-methyltransferase TrmH: MNSKRYERICEMLARRQPDLTVCMEQVHKPHNVSAIVRTADAVGVHEVHAVWPGTRMRTMASTAAGSNSWVSVKTHQTIGEAVSHLKGRGMQVLATHLSEKAVDFREIDYTRPTCILMGQEKTGITQEALDLADRDIIIPMIGMVQSLNVSVASALILYEAQRQRQNAGMYERSNSMLPEDEQQRLLFEGGYPVLARVAKQKKLPYPHVNAQGEIEADAEWWSTMQYAG, encoded by the coding sequence ATGAATTCAAAACGTTACGAGCGAATCTGCGAAATGCTCGCCAGGCGTCAGCCTGATCTGACGGTCTGCATGGAGCAGGTCCATAAACCTCATAACGTCTCTGCTATCGTCCGCACCGCAGATGCCGTCGGCGTGCATGAAGTCCACGCCGTCTGGCCCGGCACACGTATGCGCACCATGGCCTCCACCGCCGCAGGCAGCAACAGCTGGGTATCCGTCAAAACTCACCAGACCATTGGTGAAGCGGTCTCACACCTGAAAGGGCGTGGTATGCAGGTTCTGGCAACCCACCTCTCAGAAAAAGCCGTGGATTTCCGTGAGATCGACTATACCCGTCCGACCTGCATTTTGATGGGACAGGAGAAAACGGGGATCACCCAGGAAGCACTGGATTTAGCCGATCGGGATATCATCATCCCGATGATCGGCATGGTCCAGTCACTGAACGTGTCGGTCGCCTCTGCGCTGATCCTGTATGAAGCGCAGCGCCAGCGTCAGAACGCCGGAATGTACGAGCGCAGCAACAGCATGCTGCCGGAAGATGAACAGCAGCGCCTGCTGTTTGAAGGTGGCTATCCGGTGCTGGCTCGCGTTGCGAAGCAGAAGAAATTGCCTTACCCCCACGTCAACGCGCAGGGCGAAATTGAAGCCGATGCCGAGTGGTGGTCCACCATGCAGTACGCAGGGTAA
- the recG gene encoding ATP-dependent DNA helicase RecG has product MKGRLLDAIPLNSLTGVGAAQSSKLAKIDLHTVQDLLLHLPLRYEDRTQLYKIGDLLPAIYATVEGEVLNCNITFGGRRMMTCQISDGTGILTMRFFNFNAAMKNSLATGRRVLAYGEAKRGKYGAEMIHPEYRVQGDLSSPELQETLTPVYPTTEGIKQATLRKLTDQALELLDTCAINELLPPELAQGMMSLPEALRTLHRPPPTLQLVDLESGKHPAQRRLILEELLAHNLSMLALRAGAQRFHAQPLSQRDELKDKLLASLPFKPTGAQARVTAEIERDMALDVPMMRLVQGDVGSGKTLVAALAALRAIAHGKQVALMAPTELLAEQHANNFRNWFAPLGIEVGWLAGKQKGKARLAQQEAIASGQVQMIVGTHAIFQEQVQFNGLALVIIDEQHRFGVHQRLALWEKGLQQGFHPHQLIMTATPIPRTLAMTAYADLDTSTIDELPPGRTPVTTVAIPDTRRSDIIDRVRNACTQEGRQAYWVCTLIEESELLEAQAAEATWEELKLALPELNVGLVHGRMKPAEKQAVMQSFKQGELHLLVATTVIEVGVDVPNSSLMIIENPERLGLAQLHQLRGRVGRGAIASHCVLLYKAPLSKTAQMRLQVLRDSNDGFVIAQKDLEIRGPGELLGTRQTGNAEFKVADLLRDQAMIPEVQRLARHIHERYPEQAAALIERWMPETERYSNA; this is encoded by the coding sequence ATGAAAGGCCGCCTGCTGGACGCCATACCGCTCAACAGCCTGACGGGTGTGGGCGCGGCACAAAGCAGTAAACTGGCGAAGATTGACCTGCATACCGTGCAGGATCTCCTGCTCCACCTCCCCCTGCGTTACGAAGACCGCACCCAGCTTTATAAGATTGGCGATCTGCTGCCTGCCATTTATGCCACCGTTGAAGGGGAAGTGCTGAACTGCAACATCACCTTTGGCGGACGCAGGATGATGACCTGCCAGATCAGCGACGGCACCGGCATTCTCACCATGCGCTTTTTCAACTTCAATGCGGCGATGAAAAACAGCCTTGCCACTGGACGACGTGTGCTCGCGTACGGCGAAGCCAAACGAGGCAAATACGGCGCGGAGATGATCCACCCGGAATACCGCGTGCAGGGCGATCTCAGCTCACCGGAGCTACAGGAGACGCTCACGCCGGTCTATCCAACCACCGAAGGTATTAAGCAGGCCACGTTGCGCAAGCTCACCGACCAGGCGCTGGAGCTGCTCGATACCTGCGCCATTAACGAGCTGCTGCCACCGGAACTGGCGCAGGGGATGATGAGCCTGCCAGAGGCGTTGCGCACCCTGCACCGTCCACCGCCAACGCTTCAGCTTGTTGATTTAGAAAGCGGTAAACACCCCGCCCAACGGCGTCTTATCCTTGAGGAATTACTGGCTCATAATCTGAGCATGCTGGCACTGCGCGCAGGTGCGCAGCGTTTCCACGCGCAGCCATTAAGCCAGCGTGATGAGCTCAAAGATAAGCTGCTGGCCTCACTGCCGTTTAAACCCACCGGCGCCCAGGCACGGGTGACTGCCGAGATCGAGCGCGATATGGCGCTGGATGTGCCGATGATGCGCCTGGTGCAGGGCGACGTGGGTTCCGGGAAAACGCTGGTCGCCGCGCTGGCTGCTTTACGCGCCATCGCCCATGGCAAGCAGGTGGCGCTGATGGCGCCGACGGAACTGCTGGCCGAGCAGCACGCCAACAATTTCCGTAACTGGTTCGCCCCGCTGGGAATCGAAGTGGGCTGGCTGGCCGGGAAGCAGAAGGGCAAAGCACGCCTTGCGCAGCAGGAAGCCATTGCCAGCGGGCAGGTGCAGATGATTGTCGGCACGCACGCCATTTTCCAGGAACAGGTGCAGTTTAACGGCCTGGCGCTGGTCATTATCGACGAACAGCACCGCTTTGGTGTTCATCAGCGTCTGGCGCTGTGGGAGAAAGGTCTGCAACAGGGCTTCCACCCGCATCAGCTGATCATGACCGCCACGCCTATTCCGCGCACCCTGGCGATGACGGCCTATGCCGATCTGGATACCTCCACCATCGACGAGCTGCCGCCTGGCCGTACGCCGGTGACGACGGTCGCCATTCCGGACACGCGCCGCAGCGACATCATTGACCGCGTGCGCAACGCCTGTACGCAGGAAGGGCGTCAGGCGTACTGGGTCTGCACCCTGATTGAAGAGTCGGAGTTGCTGGAAGCGCAGGCTGCCGAAGCCACGTGGGAAGAGTTAAAGCTCGCCCTGCCGGAGCTGAACGTCGGTCTGGTTCACGGGCGCATGAAGCCTGCCGAGAAGCAGGCGGTGATGCAGTCGTTCAAACAGGGTGAGCTGCATTTACTCGTTGCGACCACGGTCATCGAAGTGGGCGTGGACGTGCCAAACTCCAGCCTGATGATTATTGAGAACCCGGAGCGTCTGGGCCTGGCACAGCTCCACCAGCTGCGAGGCCGCGTGGGTCGTGGCGCAATCGCCTCTCACTGCGTACTGCTGTATAAAGCCCCGCTGTCGAAAACCGCGCAGATGCGTTTGCAGGTATTACGCGACAGCAATGACGGCTTCGTTATTGCGCAAAAAGACCTGGAGATCCGCGGCCCGGGCGAACTGCTGGGCACGCGTCAGACGGGTAACGCCGAATTTAAAGTGGCGGATTTGCTGCGCGATCAGGCCATGATCCCCGAAGTACAACGCCTTGCGCGTCATATTCATGAACGCTACCCCGAACAGGCGGCAGCGTTAATTGAACGCTGGATGCCGGAAACCGAGCGGTATTCCAACGCCTGA
- the gltS gene encoding sodium/glutamate symporter: protein MIHLDTLSTLVAATLVLLLGRKLVHSVSFLKKYTIPEPVAGGLLVALALLVLKKSMGWEIDFDMSLKDPLMLAFFATIGLNANLASLRSGGKVLGVFLIVVVGLLLMQNAIGIGMASLLGLDPLMGLLAGSITLSGGHGTGAAWSKLFIERYGFENATEVAMACATFGLVLGGLIGGPVARYLVKHSTTPEGRPDDEMVPTAFEKPDVGRSITSLVMIETIAMIAICLTVGKIVAQWLAGTAFELPTFVCVLFIGVILSNGLAQMGFYRVFERAVSVLGNVSLSLFLAMALMSLKLWELASLALPMVAILAVQAVFMALYAIFVTWRMMGKNYDAAVLAAGHCGFGLGATPTAIANMQAITERFGPSHMAFLVVPMVGAFFIDIVNALVIKLYLMLPMFG from the coding sequence ATGATTCATCTCGATACGTTATCGACCCTTGTTGCTGCAACGCTGGTTCTTCTGCTTGGTCGCAAGCTGGTACACAGTGTTTCCTTTCTGAAAAAGTACACCATTCCTGAACCTGTCGCCGGTGGATTGCTGGTGGCGCTGGCCCTGCTGGTACTGAAAAAAAGCATGGGCTGGGAAATCGATTTTGATATGTCCCTGAAAGATCCGTTGATGCTGGCCTTCTTTGCCACAATCGGCCTGAACGCCAACCTCGCAAGCCTTCGTTCGGGCGGCAAGGTGCTGGGCGTGTTTCTGATTGTCGTGGTGGGCCTGCTGCTGATGCAAAACGCCATCGGTATCGGTATGGCGTCATTGCTGGGGCTGGATCCGCTGATGGGTCTGCTGGCGGGGTCGATTACCCTGTCAGGCGGCCACGGAACGGGCGCGGCGTGGAGCAAGCTGTTCATCGAACGCTATGGCTTTGAAAACGCAACGGAAGTGGCGATGGCCTGCGCGACCTTTGGCCTGGTGCTCGGCGGGCTGATTGGCGGCCCGGTGGCGCGCTATCTGGTTAAACACTCCACCACGCCGGAAGGCAGACCAGACGATGAAATGGTGCCGACCGCCTTCGAAAAACCGGACGTTGGCCGCAGCATCACCTCGCTGGTAATGATTGAAACCATCGCCATGATTGCTATCTGTCTCACCGTGGGCAAAATTGTTGCGCAATGGCTGGCGGGAACGGCTTTCGAACTGCCAACCTTTGTCTGCGTGCTGTTTATCGGGGTGATCCTGAGCAACGGTCTGGCGCAGATGGGCTTCTACCGCGTCTTTGAGCGCGCGGTGTCCGTGCTCGGGAACGTTAGCCTGTCGCTGTTCCTGGCGATGGCGCTGATGAGCCTCAAGCTGTGGGAACTGGCCTCGCTGGCGCTGCCGATGGTGGCGATCCTGGCGGTGCAGGCTGTGTTCATGGCGCTGTACGCCATCTTTGTTACCTGGCGCATGATGGGCAAAAACTATGATGCGGCGGTACTGGCTGCGGGTCACTGTGGATTTGGTCTGGGAGCGACACCAACGGCCATCGCGAATATGCAAGCGATCACCGAACGGTTCGGCCCGTCGCATATGGCGTTTCTGGTGGTGCCGATGGTGGGCGCATTCTTCATTGATATCGTCAACGCGCTGGTCATTAAGCTTTACCTGATGCTGCCGATGTTTGGCTGA